In a genomic window of Arthrobacter woluwensis:
- a CDS encoding short chain dehydrogenase: MRILLVGAGGHVGRAALEALQDRHEVLQASRKGDIPVDLRDESSILAMYEKAGTVDAVICCTGSVPFKPLGELSAEDFRSGFEDKVLGQVNVVRLGMDLVADRGSFTLTSGVLAREAILTGAAASLANGALESFVLAAAPELPRGLRINAVSPSVLEDAPGYFDSFPGFTRIPSDVLGQAYVKSVEGIQTGQVYELG, from the coding sequence ATGAGGATTCTGCTGGTGGGCGCCGGTGGGCACGTGGGACGGGCTGCTCTGGAGGCGCTCCAGGACCGGCACGAGGTGCTGCAGGCGTCCCGGAAGGGCGACATCCCCGTGGATCTGCGGGACGAGTCGTCCATCCTGGCGATGTATGAGAAGGCCGGAACGGTGGACGCCGTGATCTGCTGCACGGGCTCGGTGCCGTTCAAGCCTCTGGGGGAGCTCTCGGCCGAGGACTTCCGGTCAGGCTTCGAGGACAAGGTGCTCGGGCAGGTCAACGTGGTCCGTCTGGGCATGGACCTGGTGGCCGACCGCGGTTCCTTCACCCTCACGAGCGGCGTCCTGGCCCGCGAGGCGATCCTCACGGGCGCTGCGGCGTCCCTCGCCAATGGCGCCCTGGAATCGTTCGTCCTGGCGGCCGCCCCGGAGCTGCCCCGTGGTCTCCGTATCAACGCGGTGAGCCCAAGCGTCCTGGAAGACGCGCCGGGGTACTTCGACTCCTTCCCCGGCTTCACCCGGATCCCGTCCGACGTACTGGGTCAGGCGTATGTGAAGTCGGTGGAGGGAATTCAGACGGGGCAGGTGTACGAACTCGGCTGA